TATCTCAGATAGTCCCGACCATTGCGGGTGTGCATGACATGATTGAAGGCACACGTTACATCAACCAGTGGAACTGACCATGTTCTCTTCAGTTCTTGTAGTGTGCACCGGCAATATATGTCGTTCGCCAATGGCCGAACGGATCATGAAGCAATATTTTCCTGAAAAAATGATCCGTTCCGCTGGACTGATGGCCATGGTCAATCACCCGGCTGATGAGACTGCTGTGATTGTTTCCGGGCGCCACGGTGTGTCGTTAGAAGGACATAAAGGCACGCAGTTTCGGACTTCGATGGCCGGAGAGTTCGACCTTATTTTGGTGATGGAAGATAGGCACCTGGAACACATCAGCGAAATGGCTCCACAGGCCAGAGGCAAAATCATGCTACTGGGACACTGGTCAGAACATCGGGAAATCCCGGATCCCTATCGCAAAAGCCAGGAAGCCTTCGAATCCGTTTATCAGCTTATTGATCAGGCCTGTCAACGCTGGGCACAGAAGCTCACCGCCTAATCTCTCAGGAAATCATCGCATGTCATCAGCTATTTCAAAAATAACCGCAACACCAGACTCTGACGAAATCGATTTGGGACGCCTTTATGGGGAAATTCTCGATCACCGTAAACTAATTATTATTCTGACCATGGTTATCACTCTGTTGGCGGTAACTTATGCCCTATTCGCCACACCTGTTTACCAGGCCACAGCGATGATACAGATTGAACAAAAAAAGGGTAACGCTATCCTTGATAGCATTAGCCAGATGTTACCGGATTCTCAGCCTGTTTCTGAACCTGAGATTGCATTGTTGCAATCCAGAATGATCTTAGGCAAAACCGTTGATGATCTTAATTTACAGGCTGTTATAACTCAGAATTACTTTCCGGTATTTGGGCGAGGCTGGGCAAGGATGACCGGCGAGATCCCGGGAAAACTGAGCATCAGTCGTTTGTATATCCCTAAAACCAGTAATGATGTACCGAATATTACGCTGACAGTTATTGATAAACACCGTTTCCAGGTCGAAGGTGATAATTTCAAACTGGATGGAGAAGTGGGGACCTTAATTGCACAAGATGGCATTGCCCTGAACGTCCGGAGTATGGATGCTGATCCAGGAACACAATTCACGGTCAACTATATAACGCGATTAGATGCTATCAACGGTTTAATCAATTCGCTTACTG
The Rahnella variigena genome window above contains:
- a CDS encoding arsenate reductase/protein-tyrosine-phosphatase family protein, coding for MFSSVLVVCTGNICRSPMAERIMKQYFPEKMIRSAGLMAMVNHPADETAVIVSGRHGVSLEGHKGTQFRTSMAGEFDLILVMEDRHLEHISEMAPQARGKIMLLGHWSEHREIPDPYRKSQEAFESVYQLIDQACQRWAQKLTA